The window AGCGCGTGCGCATCGTCCTCGGCAAGGTAATCGGCCACACCCGAAAGCCGCGTATGCACATCCCCTCCGCCCAGATCCTCGGCACTCACCTCCTCACCCGTCGCCGCCTTCACCAGCGGCGGCCCGGCGAGGAAGATAGTCCCCTGATTTTTCACGATAATCGAGACATCCGCCATCGCTGGCACATAGGCCCCACCTGCCGTGCAGGAACCCATCACCACCGCGATCTGCGCAATCCCCTTCGCGCTCATCCGCGCCTGATTGTAGAAGATCCGCCCGAAATGATCCCGATCGGGAAACACCTCATCCTGGTTCGGCAGATTTGCGCCCCCGGAATCAACGAGATAGACGCAAGGCAGCCCGCATTGCTCCGCGATTTCCTGCGCCCTTAAGTGCTTCTTAACCGTGATGGGATAATAAGTACCCCCCTTCACCGTGGCATCATTGGCGACCACCATCACCAGCCGCCCCTGCACGCGCCCGACGCCCGCGATCACCCCACCGCACGGTGCCGCGCCATCGTACATCCCGTGCCCGGCGAACGTGCCGATTTCCAGAAACGGTGCACCGGCATCCAGCAACCCTGCCACCCGGTCGCGCGGCAGCATCTTTCCGCGGAAAACATGGCGGTCGCGGGCTCTCTCGCCACCCCCGGAAATCGCAATTTCCGCGGCCGTTTCAACGGCTTGCAGCGCCTCCAGATGCGCCTCGGCCGTCACGCGCGCACCCCCTGCGGGATGGTGGGCGGGGCGTCCCGCCGAAGGCGGCAGCGTCCGCCCATCATCCCATCCCCTTCATCAGCTCGCGCCCCACCAGCATCCGCCGGATCTCCGACGTGCCCGCCCCGATCTCCATCAGTTTGGCATCGCGCATGATCCGGCTCAGCGGGCTGTCGTTCAGATACCCCGCGCCGCCCATCGCCTGCACACCCTGAACCGCCATTTCCATCGCCTTTTCAGAAGCATAGAGCACACAGGCCGCCGCGTCCTGCCGTGTGACTTCGCCCCGGTCGCAGGCCTTCGCAACCTCATACACATAAGCCCGTGCCGAGTTCATGGCCGTGTAGATATCGGCGATCTTGCCCTGCATCAGTTGAAAGTTGCCAATGGGTTGGCCGAACTGCTTGCGCTCCGCCATGTAGGGCATGATGTGGTCCAGCACCGACGCCATGATCCCCAGCCCGATGCCCGACAGCACCACCCGCTCGTAATCCAGACCCGACATCAGCACCGCCACGCCCCGGCCCTCCTCGCCCAGCACGTTCTCGAACGGCACCTCCACGTCGTCGAAGGTGATCTCGGCCGTGTTGCTGCCCCGCATCCCCAATTTGTCGAAATGCGGCCCGACGGAGAATCCGGTCATCTCCTTCTCGATCAGAAACGCGGTAATTCCCTTTGATCCCGCGGACTTGTCAGTTTTGGCATAGACGACCAGAACACTCGCATCCGGGCTGTTGGTGATCCAGTATTTCGATCCGTTCAGCACGAACCGGTCATTGCGCTTCTCCGCGGCTAGGGTCATCGACACCACGTCCGATCCCGCCCCGGCTTCGCTCATCGCCAGTGCGCCGACATGCGCGCCGGAGATCAGCTTCGGCAGATATGCCTCCCGCTGCGCCTCGGTTCCGTTCAGCGCGATCTGGTTGACGCAGAGGTTCGAATGCGCGCCGTATGACAGACTCACCGAGGCACTGGCCCGTGCGATTTCCTCCACCGCCACCACATGCGCGAGGTATCCCATTCCGGCCCCGCCGAACCGCTCGGGCACGGTGATGCCCAGCAGGCCAAGCTCGCCCATCTCGGCCCATAAATCGTTCGGAAACAGGTTGTTGCTATCAATCTCGGCGGCCATTGGTGCCACGCGCTCCTGCGCCCAGCGATGCACCATGTCGCGCAACGCCCCGACATCCTCGCCAAGGCCGAACCGCATTGATTGCGTGAACATTTCCGTTCCTCCCGGATCACAACTGAACACATGTTCAGTTCTTGATCAACCCCCGCCGGTCGCCAGCCACAGCCGCGCCGTATCGTAGCCGTTCTGCCGCAGAACCGCGAGTGGCACCTGCAGTTCGGCCATGCTCATTTGCGGCTTGCGTGCCAGTATCCAGCCGAAATCGCCCGCCGGCTCACCGATCACCGCCACATCATAGGCCGGAGAGACATACAACACCCACCAGTCACCCTCCAGCGGCGGCACCTCGGTGAAGCTCACGAGGAACTGGCCGCCCTGCACCTGCCGGCCATAGCCCTCGATCGTCCGCACCCCATCGATCTTCTGGCAGGTATTGCGAATGCCCATCAGTCCGTCCGGGCGCGGAAAATACTCTGCCGCCACCGCCCGGCACTCCTTCTCGAACCAGTTCGGGAACCGGGCCACCTCGTACCAGACACCGTGGTAACGCGACACGTCGAACTCGTTCACGGCCCGTATCTCGAAGTCCTGATCGCGGTAATTTCCATTCAGGCCGCACGCCGAGAGCGCCACCACCAGCAATATCCACATGTTGCGCATTCGTGCGCCTCCTCTTCCGCCGTATCTCACCGCCCTTTTCACCGGCGGGAGGGCTGACTATAAGCTTGCGCGTAACCAGAGGATACGCCCATGCGCCGCGCAACGCTCTCCCGCAACACCAGTGAGACAGAGATCAGTGTTTCCATCAACCTTGATGGCACCGGTTCCTACAACAATTCCACCGGGGTAGGCTTCTTCGACCACATGTTGGATCAACTCGCCCGCCACGCTCTGATCGACATGGAGGTCAGCGCCAAGGGCGATCTGCACATCGACGACCACCACACCGTAGAAGATGTGGGCATCGCCCTCGGCAAGGCGCTGACACAGGCCGTGGGCGACAAGAAGGGCATTCGCCGCTACGGCTCCTGCCTCCTGCCGATGGACGATACAATGGTGCGCGCCGCGCTCGATCTCTCCGGTCGGCCCTACCTCGTCTGGAAAGTGGAATTCACTGCGGAGCGGATCGGAACTTTCGATACTGAACTCGTGCGCGAATTCTTCACCGCCTTCGCCACGCACGGCGGCA of the Algicella marina genome contains:
- the hisB gene encoding imidazoleglycerol-phosphate dehydratase HisB; this translates as MRRATLSRNTSETEISVSINLDGTGSYNNSTGVGFFDHMLDQLARHALIDMEVSAKGDLHIDDHHTVEDVGIALGKALTQAVGDKKGIRRYGSCLLPMDDTMVRAALDLSGRPYLVWKVEFTAERIGTFDTELVREFFTAFATHGGITLHVEKLDGINSHHIAEAAFKSVARALRDALETDARKADAIPSTKGTLSE
- a CDS encoding acyl-CoA dehydrogenase family protein, translated to MFTQSMRFGLGEDVGALRDMVHRWAQERVAPMAAEIDSNNLFPNDLWAEMGELGLLGITVPERFGGAGMGYLAHVVAVEEIARASASVSLSYGAHSNLCVNQIALNGTEAQREAYLPKLISGAHVGALAMSEAGAGSDVVSMTLAAEKRNDRFVLNGSKYWITNSPDASVLVVYAKTDKSAGSKGITAFLIEKEMTGFSVGPHFDKLGMRGSNTAEITFDDVEVPFENVLGEEGRGVAVLMSGLDYERVVLSGIGLGIMASVLDHIMPYMAERKQFGQPIGNFQLMQGKIADIYTAMNSARAYVYEVAKACDRGEVTRQDAAACVLYASEKAMEMAVQGVQAMGGAGYLNDSPLSRIMRDAKLMEIGAGTSEIRRMLVGRELMKGMG
- a CDS encoding lipocalin family protein is translated as MRNMWILLVVALSACGLNGNYRDQDFEIRAVNEFDVSRYHGVWYEVARFPNWFEKECRAVAAEYFPRPDGLMGIRNTCQKIDGVRTIEGYGRQVQGGQFLVSFTEVPPLEGDWWVLYVSPAYDVAVIGEPAGDFGWILARKPQMSMAELQVPLAVLRQNGYDTARLWLATGGG